The genomic stretch TCTAGCGTCTATCCTGGAGTACAATTCCTTTCGATCCAGATCCAAGAAATAAGCTCCTTGGATTTTCAGATTCCTGGAAGAGATCACCCCTCCACCTTCTTCTAATTTCAATTCGGACCAGACAGTTCCCATTAGGTTTACTTCCAAGGCGCGTCCGTATCTGTAATTATCATTCGGAAAGATTTTTAACAATGCCTTTGGATCCAGGCGTTTCAATTCCTCGATCCTTTCTTCCATAGAAAGGGATTCTACCTTTTCCTTGATCTCTTGGCTGATAGAAGGCACCGGAAACATTCCGAATAGAAAGGCATTCAAATAGAACCCTGTGCCTGCGGTCAAAACCGGGATCTTTCCTCTGGAAAGAACTCCGTCCAAGGCTTCTTCGGCGAGTCGGGTGTACATTCCTGCATGCACCGATTCCGACGGAGAAAGCAAAGAGGTTAAATGATGTGGAATTTTTTGAACATCTTCAGCGTTTGGGGCTGCGGTCCCAATGCTGAGTTCTTTATAGATCTGGCGGGAATCGAAGGAAAGTATCTCAAAGCGAGAAGGATCCAGCTCTCTTACAAGAGCCGTTTTTCCGGCTCCGGTCGGAGCCGTAAGAATGAATATGGAATTTGGAGAAGGAATTATTCCTCCTCCTCTTCCTCTTCTTCCTCTTCTTCAAGAGGTTCTTCTACAATGCCTTCTTCATCTTCGAAGCCTGCTTCCGAATCGAAATCATTGGTTTCTTCTGGAAACTCTTCTTCTTCTACTTTCGGACGGGTCCTAGTTTTTACGACAGGACGCTTGTTTTGGTCTGCTCCGCATTTAGGGCAGATCTTTTCTTCCTTATTCAGGTCGTAGAATTTCGTTCCGCAAGTATGGCAGGTGAACTTCTTGCCTAACGGATTTAAGGAAGAAGATTTCGAGCCTGAAGATGCTTTTTTAGTACTCGCGGGCTTTGCCGAAGAGGTAACTTCCTTCTTCTTGGCCGCAGTTTTTTTCTTAGGAGTCGATTTTTTGGCCGAAGCGGAAGACTTCGGTGCAGCTTTTTTTTTGGCTGTTTTCTTAGCTGTTGCCATCGGAATTGACCATGCTGGAAGACACATATTCCGATTCAAGCAGGAATTCGCAAAATGAGAAAATCCTTCCTAAATTTTCGTATTTTGCAAATGAAACAATAAACAACGAGTATTTGGCGATTCTGTATGATCCATTTGAGCGTAAACGTAAACAAAGTAGCTACTTTAAGAAATTCCAGGGGCGGAAATCATCCGGATCTTTTGGCAATCTCAGAATTGATCCTAAAAGCGGGTGCCCACGGGATCACTGTGCATCCCAGAGAGGATGAAAGGCATATCAAGAAGCAGGACGTATTCGATCTAAAGGAATTTCTCCAAAAATACAATGAAAGAAACAAAACTCGCATAGAATACAATATGGAAGGAGAACCTTCTTCTAGATTCTTGGATTTAGTTTTAAAAACGAAGCCGGACCAAGCAACGTTAGTCCCCGTTACACCGGGAGAGATCACGTCCGATCACGGTTTTGATCTGAAGAAGGAAAAAAAAAGCTTAACTGAGTATATCCGAAAGATCAAAGACGCAGGAATTAGGGTCTCCATCTTCATGGAAACCGATCTAGACAACTTGAAACTGGTCAAATCAACCGGAACGGATCGAGTAGAATTTTATACCGGACCGTATGCGCAAGCGTTCGATGAATCTCCCGAAAAAGGAAAGGAGATCTTCGAGTCTTTTCGGCAGGCTGCGGAATTCTTAGAAAAGGAAAAGATAGGGATCAATGCCGGCCATGATCTGGACCAATTCAATCTGCCCTTGTTTTCGGATTTGCCCTGCTTGCAAGAAGTCTCTATCGGTCACAGACTCATGTCCTACGCGTTAGAAGTCGGGATCCAAAAATCCGTAGAAGTCTACTTACAAGCAATCTCGAAAAAAAGGTAAAAATTCAAAGATCTAATTTCTCTTTTCTTCGAGATTTAGGGCAACGAATTCAATTCTAAGGTTTCGCGAGCTGTGCGGAGCGAGAGTATCCTGCATCCAATTCTTTAGCGAGTTCTTTAAAGGCGGAATAATTCGAATCCTCTGATAAAAGTAGAAATGCTGCCTTTTTCAGATTGGATGCGAGAAGAGAGGACTGAGCATTTTCCTTGGCCATAGAATCCAGGCTTTCTTTGAACGAAAGCAGATGCCTTTTGGCAGAAACCTGATCTCGGGTGCCTAACGCTTTCTTCAGTTCCTTCCAAGATTGGGTAGCCTTGTTCGAAGAGACAAGATCCTTTGGTGTCCTACCAAATTCTCCGGAAAGATCCCAGACTTTTTTATAAGAATGATCCTTTTCCAAGGATTTATAATATTCTACAGAAGGTTTGATCGAATTCGATTTTGCTCTCGTAAGAAGAGAAGGATCCAGTCCGCATTCCGAAAAAATTCCCTTGCTCAAGGATTCCTTGGAAATACTTCCGAGATCTATCAATTTGGAAACGGAAGCATTTGCCTCTTCCTTCTTCCCTTTCTTACAAGAATCCAATGCTTCTCTGTACAATGCTTCTTCGGAATCGGCGAGACTCGCTTTCCCGGCCTCTAACTTTAAAGAAGCGGAGAAGGCTAGCTCTCCATACAGAGGATCCTTAGGATCGGAACTCTTTGCTTTAGAAGCGTATTCCCAAGCGGAGGCAGAGTCTCCTAATGAATCGTATAAAACGGATAAATTATAACAAGCGAGACCCCTATCTTTTCTCAGAGATCTACAGGTAGATTTTAAAAGTTGTAGGGAAGAATTTCTTTCCTCTTCCGAACCGTAAAAATCCAAGATGGCCTGTTCTTGGATGAGTTCGGAACCGAACCTTCCCCCTCCGGGAACCGAGACGGAAGTGCAATCCAAGGTTCCCACGATGGAAAAAATAATAAGAATAGAATACTTAAAAAACGAACCGGCTTTTGT from Leptospira semungkisensis encodes the following:
- the miaA gene encoding tRNA (adenosine(37)-N6)-dimethylallyltransferase MiaA, producing the protein MFILTAPTGAGKTALVRELDPSRFEILSFDSRQIYKELSIGTAAPNAEDVQKIPHHLTSLLSPSESVHAGMYTRLAEEALDGVLSRGKIPVLTAGTGFYLNAFLFGMFPVPSISQEIKEKVESLSMEERIEELKRLDPKALLKIFPNDNYRYGRALEVNLMGTVWSELKLEEGGGVISSRNLKIQGAYFLDLDRKELYSRIDARARQMIEAGMAKEAEKVAEKYGEDCPGLQSLGYNFALENIKGTSNLETFFGNLSQSHRNYAKRQITWFRKQKFLEPIHPKEAYDKIKKI
- a CDS encoding TIGR02300 family protein, with protein sequence MATAKKTAKKKAAPKSSASAKKSTPKKKTAAKKKEVTSSAKPASTKKASSGSKSSSLNPLGKKFTCHTCGTKFYDLNKEEKICPKCGADQNKRPVVKTRTRPKVEEEEFPEETNDFDSEAGFEDEEGIVEEPLEEEEEEEEEEE
- a CDS encoding pyridoxine 5'-phosphate synthase, translating into MIHLSVNVNKVATLRNSRGGNHPDLLAISELILKAGAHGITVHPREDERHIKKQDVFDLKEFLQKYNERNKTRIEYNMEGEPSSRFLDLVLKTKPDQATLVPVTPGEITSDHGFDLKKEKKSLTEYIRKIKDAGIRVSIFMETDLDNLKLVKSTGTDRVEFYTGPYAQAFDESPEKGKEIFESFRQAAEFLEKEKIGINAGHDLDQFNLPLFSDLPCLQEVSIGHRLMSYALEVGIQKSVEVYLQAISKKR